Genomic segment of Arachis hypogaea cultivar Tifrunner chromosome 16, arahy.Tifrunner.gnm2.J5K5, whole genome shotgun sequence:
TTGATTCTATATGCTTGCTTAAGGACAAGGTGTGTTGATCCATGGCAGAAAAGCATTAATTCTCTTACTTTCTTTCACTTCATAATCAAGTATCAGATTTAACTTTAACCATTTTTTATGAgtatttcctttccttttttacCTTTTTGTTTAGTAGTcacattagtttttttttttttttccttagatAAATAACCACTTGAACTAAGTTGATAGTTAGAAATGAGTGGCACACTTTATTatacattttaaatattaaaataaatgttttaaaaattaatgtttaaACATACacatttttatagtatttttattaattatttgaatactaaaaaataaaagtatacaaGAAAAATGTACACAAGATTAAACTAATAATATGTGtcactttaaaaatttaataaatcaaaGATGAGAGACTAAATAACTTCTCAAAAAAAGTTTAGAGAGGAATTTAGGAATTTattaatcttattattattatacctATGGACACTACTTCGCATTGCATCTTCATGGTAAACTACCAAATTGGTAGGGGAATCCGGAGGAAAGCTTCTTTACCAATTTACCCTTTCTTCTTATACCTTTCCCCAAACATAATCTAACTTTGCTATTGGATCAACCTGGGGTGCCTTTATTAGTGTGATATATACTTTCATATGATAATCAATTTATATACTTTACTTTGAAAGCTAGTATTCTTACTCAactttttacttgtcatttccacACACAGATTCTCCTTTGAAAGAACACAAATTAATCAATAATGTAACTTTTGAGCCTCTATTAGTCAAGTAATTTGCTCATTAGTAAGTATTAAAAGTTCGAATCTTATTACCGACAAatctttaaatgaagttttgatttAACGATTAATTCTTTACCCTCATTATGATTAAAACATACAAAACTCAGTGAGAAATTGATTATagattttgaattaaatttttgtgttatattaatttttttattggtttATGGTTATCTCTCGGATTTAGTTAatataatttactaatttttGTTATCTTATTGCattttagaattaatattcaataTTTTGTGCCATGCTtgctttttattattatctttatttactaattattagTAGTGAGGATTTTGAGTAAAAGACACAAGATTTTGGGTTCAAACTTCATCAGTGTGATATATAAAGGATAATGATTCCCCATCACATTGAAAACTTCAAATTACAACACATCAATTTTGGTGTATTCCATGGCAACTAATTCCTAATCAAACGAGGCCACTTTTTTTATGGGTGACCTATAAAAAATTTCGTAAGAGCTCGTTGAATGTGTGGAAACTAATGTTGAACCCACTTAAAAAATtttgttcaccaaaaaaaaaaaaaaaaaattctctacATGCATATACATAACtatctaaaagaaaaaaaatgcatataCATATGAATTTTGAGGAGTAATATAAGCCAACAAAATATACAAAACGTGGCATGGCATGCATATGATTTAAATATTGTTGATGACTTGTGTAGGTGAACGAGGTGGGAGTAATGATGTTGCATGATAGAAGTTGCTAAAAGGAAGAATATTGTTATGGCCAATTGATTCATATCCAAAGTTTCTTAAACGATCCAATTCTGGCACTACAACTGTTCCAAGATCTGGCCTATCTTTTTTTCTTAGCTCCGAACATTGCAATGCCAATTTAGCAAAGCTTAGTGCCTCTTCAACTGGCCAATCATTTATGGAAGGATCGAGAATATTAGAAAATTGACCCTTTTCAATTGCCCTTTTAACTTGATGAGTTAACCCTAATGGAGGCTTAGCCGTTATTATTTGAAGTAACATTATTCCCAATGAGTATACATCCGATTTTGTTCTTAGTTTTCCGGTTTGTTGGTACTCCGGATCAATATAATGCATGGTGCCGGCGGCCGTGGTCATGTAGTATTGTGTCACGGAGTCGGCCACGGACGGCGGCACTAGTCTGGCTAGGCCGACGTCACTTATTTTGCTTACGAAATTCCGGTCGAGGAGAATGTTGGCCGGTTTAAGATCTCGGTGTACGATTGGCTCCGGTTTAGCCTGATGAAGAAAGAGTAGCGCGGTCGCTATCTCGGCCGCTATTTCAAACCGTTTTGGCCATGAGAGAGGAGGGGTATTATTTTTTCGGATTAGTCTATCTTCTAAGCTACCATTATCCATGAATTCATACACTAAGCATCCATAGTCAGGGCAAGCACCAAGGAGAAGGACCATATTAGGATGCCTAATGCTGCATAATACCTCAACCTATATGAGTTTGGGCAAGAACAAGAATAGAGCAATTTGTTACAActttttttttcccaaaaaaataGGTTAATATATAGGTGGAAACTCATGTACAgttaatttcacgtgaagttaataactgagagccgttagatatttgactgatttgactaaattttcatctaacgactcttatCTTAAGTAAAGCTTCACTTGagatgaaaatataaaattaaatgtgtGTACTATGTAGTAGATATATACCTCTTGATGAAACTGTCTCCTGCCCTGTGAAGCATCAGGTCTCAGAATTTTGATAGCAACAGGGGTATGATCAAGTTGGCCTTTAAAGACAGGTCCATATCCACCTTCACCAATTCTCAATGATAGGGAGAAATTATTAGTAGCTTTTTCAATGTCCCCAATGGTGTATTTCCTGTACCTAAAATCCTTATAAGCCAAAACATTTAAggccctctctttctcttctgcCTCCAGTTTAGCCTTCCTCTCTGCTTCTGCTCTTTTCtttgcttcttcttcagccatttTCATGGCTTCATCTGCCTTTTCCATCGCCGCCTTCGCCTTAGCCTTCTCCTCCTCGGCTAGCGCCATGGCCGCCTCTTCGGCTAGCCTAGCTTGCTCAATCTTAGGCGCCTCTTTCAATTTCCATTGATTAATTTCTCTAACCTGACAATGAATTGtaattttgttgaattatttCGTTAAAATAATACtagacaaattttattattattttcatttgatttgcatttttatttttatttttatttttatttttttacaaaatctcaaaaacaaaaaaaattaaaaataaaaatacaaatctaTATATATTATCACCTTATTTTGGGCTGCAATTGCTTCTTTGCAAGCTACACTGTACAAGTCCATAGTTTGCTTCAGCATTTGCTTCAATTGATTCATCTCAGCTTCAACGTCACTCTGCAAATGAAAGTATACATTGCATAATAACatagtttaattattaatttcagaagaaattatttaatattgGTACCACTTTATACATTTTACAAATTCTTATTATCTCTATAAATAATTTAGAGCTATATTATGTGTTTTCATATATTGTATGGGACATATTGTGTTCCCTTACACATAATTCACAATTAGATGATATATGTAGATACACATATAAGTAATTAAGTATAACTATTTTTCATCATTTTGGATAATACATTAAGATAGTATTTGAAAGAGAGACAAAGACGGAGAGATTGAAAGATTGAGAGAcagatattaaaataaatttcagtattatATTTGGTGTAAAGTGGGAGACATAgctgaaataagaataaaattttaatttaatttacacaaagAGTAAAGTtgaaattagataattaaaatggaatattttaagtataaaatattattaaagtttcggtCTCTATTCCCAAAAATTTCAATCCCCTGTATCCCTATTTCTCAAAGgtactgaaatattgaaattttagtaTTAATCTCTACACCAACAAATATAATACTGAGTCCTAATCTCTTAATCTCCGTTTCAATATCTCAAAATAAACGCTACCTAAGAGATCATTCTGAGTTTTTCCTTCGAacaactttaaaaattaaaaaaaaaatactcaaaataaaaataacaaccactaaaatctttttcttattttttacttttttttctctgatatatttaaaaaaaaaacaaacagaaattataaaaaatataaaaataaaaatacgaaCCAAACATATATATCCAAAATTTCCATAAACATAATATGATATAAAAGGGTAATTGATTATGAACCTTTTCTCTTTTGGATCTTGAGCTTTTCAACGTTTGGGGGGAATTTGTGATAGGAGATATTTTGTCGGAAGAATCATCAATGACCCAATTAGAAGGAGAGTAATTGAAGTCAAAGGCTTTTGATGATTCATCATGGGTCATTGATAACCTTTGTCGATAACTAGTTAGGTCAACGCTCTCCGCCATTGAATCCAACCTTGAAAATCTCCTTCTCATGTTATCATTCATTATTCTTTCAGATCTACTACAACTGTTGGTGCTTAATCCTCTAATCAATTGTGGTGGTACTAATGATGCCCTATTTTCCattcaaccaaattaattaaatcaCATAAATCAACAACAATCCTATTAGAAAAACCCTAATGAATATAATGTTGGTAACAATGAAAAAATAATGGTGCCAAccatcaacaaaaataaaatgtcaATGCAAAGTGATGatagatattttaaaataaagaaatatattaATGTGATAAATAATTTAGAGGTCAAAGAAAAATCTGTTGGCACCtcaattttttaaaactttttatttataaaatatattttttctttttaaaataactatcgttttgatttattaaaaaataatgtgtttcttattaatactttttattcaaaaataagataaatagttatatctttaatatttttttaaataaaagtttcttttgaatttgtttattttttgtataagtcttttttttatttgccttatgctattttttttttatttttgagatcCATTAAGGTTTAAATTCTAGATTTTTTAGACATAGAATTTTAATATCAAAAAAAATCGAGGGGccaacacttttattaaaatttagacaGCACTTAACCAACAAAAGAAAAGCCAACAATTCTACATCATTAGATGTAATCTTACACTATTAAAAACACTAATGATGATTAATTAATGACTACAAATTATAAAACTTGCTAACCCCTAATATTCCTCTTAATATCATGTCATAAAACTAATCAttccaaaaatttaaactaataagagAAGACAATATAAATAAGGGGAGTGCTAGGGGAACAATGATtatcttgaacaacatgaacaaccaccaattaaATACAAATACATTACACCCTAATTTAATGTTACTCATTAAATTTACTcatttaaccctattaattcacattattcacaCATTGTTCAAGAATGTTAttagttacctatacttttcctataaataattatatatctaacaaGCTATGTTTATGATATTCCTTGGCACCTACCTTTTATTTTCCAAGTCATATTGAAGAGAATCAACACTAGATTGTCTTGGTGGTGTTGCCCCAATCAATGGGTGTGTTGATGCTCTTGCTGCCACTATCTTTCCCTTTTTAATTACATACACTGATATGTATTCTGGGACTGCTCTCATTACACCTGTTGCTACTTCTATGCCTTTCACTTTCCTGACATTattatcataaataataattaagaaaccataatcaaaattattatgaattttatataatcctataatcacatttttttaaatgactatttatgtgattaatataaaaaattgttattttacTAATGTGACGATACATAATTATTTTAAACTGAtggtatatcaaaattaaattcaattattatTTCGTGCATGGATGTATGTGTGTGAACTTAACTTGCTTGATGACTTAGTGAATTGAAGAGAGAGAGATTTTGCCAAAgtgttcttcttgttggagcCGGTGGGTGCACCAAGAACAAGGGTATGAACACGATTCCTTTCTGCATATTCTATTATTGCTTTAACAGGATCACTATCATGTATTACAGCTTCTTTCATCTTTAGCTGAATTCAAGTGCCAACATCAACAAACACTAGTGAATTCTTCAAGCTTCAtttgattaataataatatcagAGTTTACTATAGTTTCATcacctaattttaaattaaatttctataatataaaagtttgtaatcaaatctttatatattatatataatgtttaattaaatatttatagtttaaaaataaaatttaatttaatgcaCTTATAGCATACAAAATTTTATACAGTTATTATTTGTAGATTGGTGATTGACAAAAAGATGATtggataattatataaaaaaaatttataatgttaatgcattaaaattaaataattatattaaatatatattaaaattagtcactaaaatataatatatattaaaaataaattaaattatatatatatatatatatttttttgtatacgAATAAAttgtgactaattttagtatgtaaataatatttttttaaaattatatttttaaaagtattgtaAGTAAATTTTCATATTCTACTAATATTTTTcatagaaaaaagagaagaaaacaggTATTATATTTATCATCATTTATTTCACTGAGTTGATTAAAGATTGTTTAAACAAagggatctaattaaaaaatatttacatattaTAAGGACTTGACTAAAAAGATTTACCTTTTGTATATAATATGAGAATTTGATTACATACTTGCATGTAACTATAGGCACTTAATTAAAAATGGTTGAATGAAACTATAGTAATTAAATGGGTAATTAtaccttgaaaaaaaaaatagataaagtgtGAATTTTTTAATAGAAGACTCAATTACATACGACTTTAGGATGACACTCTTGACGcaattgattgaaaatattttctaAATCTTCTTCGTCAGGTGGGAAAACATTCTTGCCCTCTGCATTAttcacacataatcatcaattaTAATATGTTAGccttaaaagaaaattatatatttgTAAAACCACCAATAATGAACCCTTTAATTTGTCCAAAAACCAATACTTACCAAAATACTTGTTTGATCTCAAATTAAACTATTATTATACGTATACATTAAAACcagtcactaaaattagttaccagtataaaatatatattaaaaataaattaaatcacatacaTATTTATACTCAAATGCATTGGCAACtaattttagtagttgattttggtgtaaataatatttttgcaaATTAAAACATGTAGAAGGAACATATGCAATAATGGTTTAccatgaaaaaattaaataaaactgtTCTAAAGAAACGTAAACTTATTATGCAAGGatgataatataatattaattcttGAACATTATATTCTTgtaattcataattaaaataaagataaatatatatatacaagctaAGAGGGTACCTACGATGAGGAATTTCTTTATCCTTGACATGAACAGCAATGACGATTGGATTATCAATATTCTCAGTGGCCCAACGAAATGCATCAACACTGTTCTTATCTTTGTCTACAGCCACCATCGTTAATAATCGAGGCATGTTGCTGGTCTATATGATTGCTTGTCGCCGTTGCTGTCGCtgccgccgccaccaccaccacttgCTCCgaaaaggaggaggaagaggaggagggggGGAGGAGAAGCCTAGCTAGCAAGGTTCGTTACGTTGATTCGTTCTTTTTCTTTGGTTCTTGCTATCTGTTTTGGAAGATAGAAAATGGAAGCAACCCCATGCAAACCCTAATTGGTGATGCAAAAAACCTATGGATACAGTTAACATGTCAATATCATCCGCTAAATTTTGGGTTTAATTTAGACACTTTGACCAAGCCTGACTTGTTTCTAACAGAATAAGAATCTATACATTGCATAATTAATTCAAACTatatcattttctttttattacgaCAAGTTGATGGTTTGGACTTTTTGGTACTCTAAATCCTTAATTCCTTATTATAGTTTTTTCTTAATTCTTAACGAGTAATAATATTATACgatgaatataatttattatgttttttatcaatatataaaaatatttttatattaaattttaatttttaaattataaatcttgaatttaataatataaaaataaaatattaaccaatattaatacaaaatattgactctaatattttttaattttttaattaattaggttTATATGGTATAAAATGTTCTAATAAAGTCTCtacaatgtaaataaataaactcTTCAATCAGATGCTTAACTTTATTGCTATGGCTTACGTACAAAATTGTcacaataaattaaataaaatattttggatattttttctgGATTAGATAATAACATATAttgttgtaataataataataataataaattatttatataaaatgtatattaaaatataaaataaattaaataatatatataataactaatttaataactgatttttaatatatatatatatatatatctatcgtTTATAATTATGAGCAATGTTAGGGGCCAGCaacatttgtgattggtagccatcaactaaccatcaatgataatttgatggtgtgagatttcatccaatggctcacatttttctgctggttacatgctggccaaaacgcaataaaattgctggcccctaaacttttcctataattatatatatgctctaacaaataattattttgataataaCGTAAAGAATAAAGCTGTACGTCCAAACAAGGCTCAGTTATTTGTATATTAGAAACCAACGTGTGTTATTCAATGATATTTGGAGAATATTGTGTATTACTCTACTATGGGCctgttttaaatttttgaaagaaacaaAACGTTGAAGACGTTTTGTGGCAGAgtgatttttcttttataataaactaggCAAAACGGCATCGACGACTTgattaaatttcttttaaaattttgtagGAAGAAAACGTCAGCGACGTaatgtgtaaatattttttttaattttattttaagcaaAACGTCAACGACGTgttgtatattatttttttttaatcaaaacgtcagtgacgttttgttagaatatatatttttaaattattttttggtgAAAACGTCGTTGACGTATTGCAAAAAAGTAAAAACGTTAGTAACGTTTTGTGaaaacgtcagtgacgttttgtGTTGGagggaataaaaaaatataaaagtaactataaaagaagttttgaattgtgTTAAAACGTAAAAATGGAGTATGAGAGTAAAGTTTAAGTGAAGTAATGAGAGCTTTGTTCTACAAAATGTTCTCAGTTTGAGAGAGTGAAAAAAATTTGTGAGTGAGTGTGATGAGTGTATGAAATGGAGGgttatattagtttaaaaatatattataatggtCAGATTTTATTTCATACACATGAAGATGTGAGTTTTTTATGTGAGAATCCATGTGTTATTGTTGTTCCTCTGTCAATAACATATGAAGGACTTAAGAGTATACTTTCTCAAAGTGTAGATCATCAAGTGCAAAAAAGAGTCATAAATATTCTGTATAGGCAGCTTGTGCTAGTATTTGGTGGTTTTAGCCAATTTCAAATAATGCATGTGACTGATGAAGATAGTATGCAAAGAATGTTTTTTACCTATCATCAAACTAGAGCACAGACCTCACTtatcgagttgtatgttgagttcgaAGAAATCGATGATGTTGACTTTCCAGAACCCAACATAGACTGGGTGGGTTATAATACTGAAAGCGATGAAGAGTTTGAAGGTAATTATGAAGTTGTTGGTCCAACTGAAGATGTAGAGGAAGATGAGATAATGGTTGAAAGAGATGTGGCTGATGTTGCAAATGCACTAACCGGACAACATCCATATGGAGAGCCATCTTTTATGCATACTTTGAATCTTGATGCCATGCATGCACCAGAATTTCCTGAATACGTCAATACAAgtaattttgttgttgttgttgttatttacttttttaatattagtaatattattatttgttttgcttttatgttagtattatttttaatttttagattgttattactatttattgttctcattattattaataataatagaatattatttagatttatttttgttttattattggtgCAGCCCCAGCTGTTGTAGCTACCGATGAATTTGCTGTTGGAATGGAATTTAACTCTAGAGAGGCTGTTACTACATCAGTTAAAGAGTATACCATTCGAAGAGGAGTTGATTATAGGGTATATGAATCAAAACCAACAACATTCTATGCTAAATGTGTACAGTATGGAACAagttgtgattggcttatcagagTTAGTCTTATGAAAAGACAGTATTGTTGGGTGATAAGGAGGTACAATGGTAGTCACACGTGCACCAGAAGTACCATATCTCAGGATCATGCTAAACTGGACTCTGAAACAATTGTAGAAGCAATAAAGCCATTAGTTGAGGCTGACCCGTCCATAAAGGTAAAATCTGTCATTGCTGAAGTATAATCGAAGTTCAACTACATGATAAGTTATCGCAAAGCATGGTTGGCCAAGCAAAAGGCAGTGGAAAAAAATATTTGGTGGGTGGGAATCTTCATATGAAGCTTTGCCCACATGATTTGAAGCAATGGTTGCAAAAGAACCATCAGCAGCTGTTGAGTATGAAACTGCATATGGCTATCGAGGGGATGAGTTAGTTGAAGATCTTCGGAT
This window contains:
- the LOC112697632 gene encoding U-box domain-containing protein 52-like isoform X2; this translates as MHFVGPLRILIIQSSLLFMSRIKKFLIVEGKNVFPPDEEDLENIFNQLRQECHPKVLKMKEAVIHDSDPVKAIIEYAERNRVHTLVLGAPTGSNKKNTLAKSLSLQFTKSSSKKVKGIEVATGVMRAVPEYISVYVIKKGKIVAARASTHPLIGATPPRQSSVDSLQYDLENKRASLVPPQLIRGLSTNSCSRSERIMNDNMRRRFSRLDSMAESVDLTSYRQRLSMTHDESSKAFDFNYSPSNWVIDDSSDKISPITNSPQTLKSSRSKREKSDVEAEMNQLKQMLKQTMDLYSVACKEAIAAQNKVREINQWKLKEAPKIEQARLAEEAAMALAEEEKAKAKAAMEKADEAMKMAEEEAKKRAEAERKAKLEAEEKERALNVLAYKDFRYRKYTIGDIEKATNNFSLSLRIGEGGYGPVFKGQLDHTPVAIKILRPDASQGRRQFHQEVEVLCSIRHPNMVLLLGACPDYGCLVYEFMDNGSLEDRLIRKNNTPPLSWPKRFEIAAEIATALLFLHQAKPEPIVHRDLKPANILLDRNFVSKISDVGLARLVPPSVADSVTQYYMTTAAGTMHYIDPEYQQTGKLRTKSDVYSLGIMLLQIITAKPPLGLTHQVKRAIEKGQFSNILDPSINDWPVEEALSFAKLALQCSELRKKDRPDLGTVVVPELDRLRNFGYESIGHNNILPFSNFYHATSLLPPRSPTQVINNI
- the LOC112697632 gene encoding U-box domain-containing protein 52-like isoform X1; the encoded protein is MPRLLTMVAVDKDKNSVDAFRWATENIDNPIVIAVHVKDKEIPHQGKNVFPPDEEDLENIFNQLRQECHPKVLKMKEAVIHDSDPVKAIIEYAERNRVHTLVLGAPTGSNKKNTLAKSLSLQFTKSSSKKVKGIEVATGVMRAVPEYISVYVIKKGKIVAARASTHPLIGATPPRQSSVDSLQYDLENKRASLVPPQLIRGLSTNSCSRSERIMNDNMRRRFSRLDSMAESVDLTSYRQRLSMTHDESSKAFDFNYSPSNWVIDDSSDKISPITNSPQTLKSSRSKREKSDVEAEMNQLKQMLKQTMDLYSVACKEAIAAQNKVREINQWKLKEAPKIEQARLAEEAAMALAEEEKAKAKAAMEKADEAMKMAEEEAKKRAEAERKAKLEAEEKERALNVLAYKDFRYRKYTIGDIEKATNNFSLSLRIGEGGYGPVFKGQLDHTPVAIKILRPDASQGRRQFHQEVEVLCSIRHPNMVLLLGACPDYGCLVYEFMDNGSLEDRLIRKNNTPPLSWPKRFEIAAEIATALLFLHQAKPEPIVHRDLKPANILLDRNFVSKISDVGLARLVPPSVADSVTQYYMTTAAGTMHYIDPEYQQTGKLRTKSDVYSLGIMLLQIITAKPPLGLTHQVKRAIEKGQFSNILDPSINDWPVEEALSFAKLALQCSELRKKDRPDLGTVVVPELDRLRNFGYESIGHNNILPFSNFYHATSLLPPRSPTQVINNI
- the LOC112697632 gene encoding U-box domain-containing protein 52-like isoform X3 is translated as MKEAVIHDSDPVKAIIEYAERNRVHTLVLGAPTGSNKKNTLAKSLSLQFTKSSSKKVKGIEVATGVMRAVPEYISVYVIKKGKIVAARASTHPLIGATPPRQSSVDSLQYDLENKRASLVPPQLIRGLSTNSCSRSERIMNDNMRRRFSRLDSMAESVDLTSYRQRLSMTHDESSKAFDFNYSPSNWVIDDSSDKISPITNSPQTLKSSRSKREKSDVEAEMNQLKQMLKQTMDLYSVACKEAIAAQNKVREINQWKLKEAPKIEQARLAEEAAMALAEEEKAKAKAAMEKADEAMKMAEEEAKKRAEAERKAKLEAEEKERALNVLAYKDFRYRKYTIGDIEKATNNFSLSLRIGEGGYGPVFKGQLDHTPVAIKILRPDASQGRRQFHQEVEVLCSIRHPNMVLLLGACPDYGCLVYEFMDNGSLEDRLIRKNNTPPLSWPKRFEIAAEIATALLFLHQAKPEPIVHRDLKPANILLDRNFVSKISDVGLARLVPPSVADSVTQYYMTTAAGTMHYIDPEYQQTGKLRTKSDVYSLGIMLLQIITAKPPLGLTHQVKRAIEKGQFSNILDPSINDWPVEEALSFAKLALQCSELRKKDRPDLGTVVVPELDRLRNFGYESIGHNNILPFSNFYHATSLLPPRSPTQVINNI